In a genomic window of Roseiflexus castenholzii DSM 13941:
- a CDS encoding BtpA/SgcQ family protein, which translates to MTPPWKQRLDALRIGDLSDIFRTPKPIIGMVHLWPLPGAPGYTGYGMQGIIDRALDDAYALADGGVDGVIVENMWDIPFRAGLHVQPESIAAHAVAAHAVHRAIDLPLGINLVHNGGVALLGIALAAGARFIRVCMFTGAGVWDAGAWDEGCAADLMRRRKELHAEHIKIFADVDKKHSVRFPGIDLATHIEWTRFFGADALIVSGRMTGNAPDLEKVQQAKALCGDRPLLIGSGADERNIAAFMAAADGVIVGSSIKQDGRIENPVEVERVRRFVAAARSRM; encoded by the coding sequence ATGACTCCTCCCTGGAAACAGCGTCTCGACGCGCTGCGGATCGGCGATCTCAGCGACATCTTTCGTACACCAAAGCCGATCATCGGCATGGTCCATCTCTGGCCCCTGCCGGGTGCGCCGGGATACACCGGCTACGGGATGCAGGGGATCATCGACCGAGCGCTCGACGATGCCTACGCACTCGCCGACGGCGGCGTCGATGGCGTGATCGTCGAGAACATGTGGGACATCCCGTTCCGCGCCGGTCTGCACGTGCAACCAGAGAGCATCGCCGCTCATGCTGTCGCAGCGCACGCTGTTCATCGGGCCATCGACCTGCCGCTTGGGATCAACCTGGTGCACAACGGCGGGGTTGCACTGCTGGGGATTGCATTGGCGGCAGGCGCTAGATTCATTCGGGTCTGCATGTTCACCGGCGCAGGAGTGTGGGACGCGGGCGCCTGGGACGAAGGGTGCGCCGCCGACCTGATGCGCCGGCGCAAAGAACTGCACGCCGAACATATCAAAATCTTCGCCGATGTCGATAAGAAACATTCGGTGCGCTTCCCTGGAATCGATCTGGCGACCCATATCGAATGGACGCGTTTCTTCGGTGCAGATGCCTTGATTGTCTCTGGACGAATGACCGGCAATGCACCCGATCTGGAGAAGGTGCAGCAGGCGAAGGCATTGTGCGGTGATCGTCCGCTCCTGATCGGGAGCGGCGCCGATGAACGGAACATTGCCGCTTTTATGGCGGCAGCAGATGGCGTGATCGTCGGGTCGAGCATCAAACAGGACGGTCGGATCGAAAATCCGGTGGAGGTTGAACGGGTGCGGCGTTTTGTCGCAGCAGCTCGCTCACGTATGTGA
- a CDS encoding alpha-amylase family glycosyl hydrolase, translating to MTKQPAGHLWWQRGVIYQIYPRSFQDSNGDGVGDLRGIRSRLDYLVDLGIDAIWLSPIFPSPMADFGYDVADYCDIHPLFGTLADFDALVADAHRRNLKVILDFVPNHTSDQHPWFIESRSSRDNPKRDWYIWRDPAPDGGPPNNWLSYFGGSAWEYDATTGQYYLHLFLKEQPDLNWRNPQVQAAMLDVMRFWLDRGVDGFRVDVMWLMIKDAQFRDNPPNPAWKPGMMPHMRILEAWSADQPEVHQIVAMMRRVLDSYDERMMVGEIYLPYDRLMHYYGTPESPEAHLPFNFALVLLPWDAHTIAQTIAAYEALLPPHGWPNWVLGNHDQPRIASRVGEAQARVAAMLLLTLRGTPTMYYGDEIGMRNVPIPPDRVQDPFEKNVPGEGHGRDPQRTPMQWDASEYAGFSKVQPWLPLADDYRQRNVAAQRNAPHSMLSLYRRLLTLRRSEPALSIGSYQAIAVEGDDTARQSVLAFVREVNGCRFLVALNFASHPARLSLTTIGEGTIALSTHLDRGGSTVQGDLELRADEGVIIALAP from the coding sequence ATGACCAAGCAACCGGCTGGGCATCTCTGGTGGCAGCGCGGTGTTATCTATCAGATCTATCCTCGTTCGTTCCAGGACAGCAATGGCGATGGCGTCGGTGATCTGCGCGGCATTCGCTCGCGCCTCGATTATCTGGTCGATCTGGGTATCGATGCCATCTGGCTGTCACCGATCTTTCCATCACCCATGGCCGATTTTGGCTACGATGTCGCCGATTACTGCGATATTCACCCACTCTTCGGCACACTTGCCGACTTCGATGCGCTGGTTGCCGATGCGCATCGGCGTAATCTGAAGGTCATCCTCGACTTTGTGCCCAACCACACATCGGATCAGCACCCATGGTTCATCGAGTCGCGCAGTTCACGCGACAATCCGAAGCGCGATTGGTACATCTGGCGTGATCCGGCGCCCGATGGGGGTCCGCCGAACAACTGGCTTTCGTATTTTGGGGGGTCCGCCTGGGAATACGATGCCACCACCGGTCAGTATTACCTGCATCTCTTCCTCAAAGAGCAACCCGATCTGAACTGGCGCAACCCACAGGTACAGGCGGCAATGCTCGATGTCATGCGCTTCTGGCTTGACCGTGGCGTAGATGGATTCCGCGTCGATGTGATGTGGCTGATGATCAAGGATGCACAGTTCCGCGACAATCCGCCCAATCCTGCCTGGAAACCTGGCATGATGCCGCATATGCGCATCCTTGAAGCCTGGTCCGCCGATCAACCGGAGGTTCACCAGATTGTGGCCATGATGCGACGGGTGCTCGACTCCTACGACGAGCGGATGATGGTCGGCGAGATCTATTTGCCGTATGATCGCCTGATGCACTACTATGGAACGCCAGAATCTCCCGAAGCACATCTTCCGTTCAATTTTGCGCTGGTTCTGTTGCCGTGGGACGCACACACGATTGCGCAGACGATTGCCGCGTATGAAGCATTGCTCCCACCTCACGGATGGCCCAACTGGGTGCTGGGGAACCACGACCAACCCCGAATCGCCAGTCGAGTGGGTGAAGCGCAGGCGCGTGTTGCTGCCATGCTGCTGCTGACGCTACGCGGCACGCCGACGATGTACTACGGTGATGAGATCGGCATGCGCAATGTGCCGATTCCGCCTGATCGTGTGCAAGACCCGTTCGAGAAAAATGTGCCCGGCGAAGGGCATGGACGCGATCCGCAGCGCACGCCAATGCAGTGGGATGCCAGCGAGTACGCCGGGTTCAGCAAGGTTCAGCCATGGTTGCCCCTCGCCGACGATTACCGGCAGCGCAATGTGGCAGCCCAGCGCAATGCACCGCATTCGATGCTCTCACTCTACCGGCGTTTGCTGACGCTGCGCCGTTCTGAACCGGCGTTGTCAATCGGTTCCTACCAGGCGATTGCTGTAGAAGGCGATGACACTGCGCGCCAGTCGGTGCTGGCATTTGTGCGTGAGGTGAACGGCTGTCGTTTTCTGGTCGCCCTCAACTTTGCGTCGCATCCTGCGCGTCTGAGCCTTACGACAATCGGTGAGGGCACGATTGCGCTCTCAACTCACCTTGATCGCGGTGGTAGCACCGTTCAAGGCGATCTCGAGTTGCGCGCCGACGAAGGGGTGATTATTGCGCTGGCGCCATGA
- the moaC gene encoding cyclic pyranopterin monophosphate synthase MoaC — protein sequence MSDLTHLDETGKARMVDVGAKDETLREAVVRGEVHMRPETLQRLAAGDMPKGDALATARIAGIMAAKRAPDLIPLCHPLLLTHVAVDVRLDAATSTVQIEATVRTVGKTGVEMEALTAVSVAALTVYDMCKAIDRTMQIGAIRLVRKSGGRSGEIVCE from the coding sequence ATGAGTGATCTGACCCACCTCGACGAAACCGGCAAAGCGCGCATGGTCGATGTCGGCGCGAAGGACGAGACGCTCCGCGAGGCAGTGGTGCGTGGCGAAGTCCATATGCGCCCCGAAACGTTGCAGCGCCTGGCGGCTGGCGATATGCCCAAAGGCGATGCACTCGCCACAGCGCGAATCGCCGGCATCATGGCTGCCAAACGCGCTCCTGACCTGATCCCGCTCTGCCATCCGCTGCTGCTGACGCATGTGGCAGTGGATGTGCGCCTCGATGCGGCCACCTCGACGGTGCAGATCGAAGCGACGGTGCGCACCGTCGGCAAAACCGGCGTCGAAATGGAGGCGCTCACCGCCGTCAGTGTGGCGGCACTAACGGTCTACGATATGTGCAAAGCCATCGACCGCACGATGCAGATCGGCGCCATTCGTCTAGTGCGCAAAAGCGGTGGGCGTAGCGGCGAGATCGTGTGCGAATAG
- a CDS encoding Uma2 family endonuclease has product MTNTTMHVPPASDTSPDADPFRYGWRFVPRPTPDDPHHLEQVPLTLEDVLHPETGDFIVHSDRHETDRMYLTAVLRARLEEAGVAIVLSDVRIAWDIPDLRPHGPDVMVIPGIRKRQDWSTFEVAVEGARPALIIEITSPETRENDLERKVEHYARAGVAQYVIVDDAGKGRGKRRLRLLDYRLEAGMYRLHPSDAAGRVHLAIADVWLGVEGDHVVCYDDHGVAFGDYATVVRQAADAEERARLEAQARQEAEERARREAERAQREAERARREAERAQREATARAAEAQARQEAEERARREAERARREAAARAAEAQARQEAEERARREAEERAAVAARLRALEAELRRMRSGD; this is encoded by the coding sequence GTGACCAACACGACTATGCATGTCCCGCCTGCATCAGATACGTCGCCTGATGCCGATCCTTTCCGCTACGGCTGGCGCTTTGTGCCCCGCCCGACCCCCGACGATCCCCATCACCTCGAACAGGTTCCGCTCACCCTCGAAGACGTCCTTCACCCTGAAACGGGAGATTTCATCGTGCATAGCGACCGCCACGAGACCGACCGGATGTACCTCACTGCTGTGCTGCGCGCCCGTCTGGAGGAGGCGGGGGTCGCCATCGTCCTGAGCGATGTGCGCATCGCCTGGGACATCCCCGACCTGCGCCCGCACGGACCGGATGTGATGGTCATTCCCGGCATCCGCAAACGGCAGGACTGGAGCACATTCGAGGTGGCGGTCGAAGGTGCGCGTCCGGCGCTGATCATCGAGATCACCTCGCCGGAGACGCGCGAGAACGACCTGGAGCGCAAGGTGGAGCACTACGCGCGGGCGGGGGTGGCGCAGTACGTGATTGTGGATGACGCCGGAAAAGGTCGGGGGAAGCGGCGGCTGCGATTGCTCGACTACCGGTTGGAGGCGGGGATGTACCGCCTGCATCCATCGGATGCCGCAGGACGGGTGCATCTGGCGATTGCCGATGTGTGGCTGGGGGTGGAGGGCGATCACGTCGTCTGCTACGACGACCATGGCGTGGCATTCGGCGACTATGCGACGGTGGTGCGGCAGGCGGCGGACGCGGAAGAACGAGCGCGGTTGGAAGCGCAGGCGCGCCAGGAAGCCGAGGAGCGCGCACGACGCGAAGCGGAGCGCGCGCAGCGCGAAGCGGAGCGCGCACGACGCGAAGCGGAGCGCGCGCAGCGCGAAGCCACAGCGCGGGCTGCTGAAGCGCAGGCGCGCCAGGAAGCCGAGGAGCGCGCACGACGCGAAGCGGAGCGCGCGCGGCGTGAAGCCGCAGCGCGCGCTGCTGAAGCGCAGGCTCGCCAGGAAGCCGAGGAGCGCGCACGGCGCGAAGCAGAGGAACGTGCGGCCGTCGCGGCGCGGTTACGCGCTTTGGAAGCAGAACTACGGCGGATGCGCAGCGGCGATTAG
- a CDS encoding SDR family oxidoreductase: MSLHGKAALVTGGARRLGRAIALALGRAGMRVAIHYHASASAAEEVLAELRATGASCIAIPGDLSRTADCERVVDEVLAQWGGLDLLVNNAGIWGPTPVGSVSEARWDELLNTNLRSMFFIAQRAADALRAASGSIVNIADVGVERPWRNHTPYLVSKGGVVALTRALAKDLAPEVRVNAIAPGPVLLPDDWSAEQAAQVARTTLLRRVGSPDDIAGAVLYLAQAGYVTGVTLPVDGGHLLH; encoded by the coding sequence ATGAGTCTTCACGGCAAGGCGGCGCTGGTCACCGGCGGGGCGCGGCGATTGGGACGGGCGATCGCATTGGCGCTCGGTCGCGCTGGCATGCGCGTCGCTATTCACTACCATGCGTCAGCATCGGCGGCTGAGGAGGTCCTGGCGGAATTGCGCGCAACCGGCGCCTCCTGCATCGCCATCCCTGGCGATCTGAGCCGTACTGCCGATTGCGAGCGCGTGGTCGACGAAGTGCTGGCACAATGGGGCGGACTCGATCTGCTGGTCAATAATGCAGGCATCTGGGGACCAACGCCGGTCGGGAGCGTCTCCGAAGCGCGCTGGGATGAGTTGCTGAACACCAACCTGCGCAGTATGTTCTTCATCGCGCAGCGCGCCGCCGATGCGCTACGCGCAGCGAGCGGTTCCATCGTCAACATCGCCGATGTTGGCGTCGAGCGGCCCTGGCGCAACCATACGCCCTATCTGGTCAGCAAAGGCGGCGTTGTCGCACTGACCAGGGCGCTGGCGAAAGACCTGGCGCCTGAAGTGCGGGTCAACGCAATCGCGCCCGGTCCAGTGCTCCTCCCCGACGACTGGAGCGCCGAACAGGCTGCACAGGTCGCACGCACAACGCTACTGCGGCGCGTTGGCAGCCCCGACGACATTGCCGGCGCAGTGCTCTATCTCGCACAAGCCGGGTATGTGACCGGCGTTACGCTGCCGGTAGATGGGGGACACCTGCTCCACTGA